GATATGACACAAATAGCTCGTACCTGAAGCGACTTGGATCTTTTTCCCGCGCCTCGAACATCGCACGGAATGGTGTCTTCCACCTGAGCGCTTTCAAGTGCTTGCCGAAGTTGTAGCTTTGAACAAATGCTTGGACATGCTCCCGTAGCTGCTCCAGGCCCTCGTACTCATACGCCTTGATCGTGGATTCCTTGATGGTCCAGTTCATGCGCTCGACCATGCCGTTAGTCCAAGGGTGGTACGGCTTGGTATGTCGTTTCTCGATTCCATTGAACTTGCAGATGCGTTCAAAGATGTGACCGATGCATGTGTCGGTGACGCCGCCTCTGAAGCGTTCTTGACCTGTGAAGGCCATGCCGTTGTCCGTCAGAACGGTAGGTATGCGGTACGGGAAGGCCACAAGCACCTGCCGAAGGAACTGCGCTGCATTGGCTTTCGTGACCCTGTCAAAGAACGCAACGTGCGTGAATTTTGTGACGCGGTCGATAGCGACAAACATGTGCTGTTTGCCGCTGAAGATCTTCATTTCGGCGCTGTCGATGTGCACGAAGCCCAGTGTCGTTTCTTCAAACTTTCCATGCCTTCGTGGCACCTGCATTGCTGGCTGTCGACTGATGCCGTGACGCTGCAGGCAACGATGCAAGGCGCTGCGGCTGAGCTTGGGCGCCGTCTCCAGGAGCTGCCCCATGAGATCGTCCAGCGTCAGATACCCTTGCTTGCGCAGCGTAATGGCCAAGTGTTCTTGCTCTTGGGAAAGATGCTGGCTTGCTCTGTCCCGAGGACCCATGGGCTCATCGAGCACCGATGTGCGCGCACGCCACTTGGCCACGGTCTTGGGGTTGAGGCCATAGAGCTTGGCCAAGGACCGATGGGAGCCGGTGGCCAGCAGGCGTTCTGCGCGGATACGCGGCGTTGTGCGGGCGCTGCCATGCAGGCGGATTGCCATAGTGCTTTCTCCTGTTCTGAGTTGAAGAATGCACCATGACTTCCTGGGACCGTACATCTAAAGCGATGCTTGGAAGTCTGCACCTGGCCGGGAGTGCAGGCTCTGGACGACCCCGAGCCGACCTGCGCAGAGTTTGGACTCACTGAACTCGTTCAGAGACCACTGAAGCCAACGACCCCCTTTGTCCAAACGACTTTCCCGTCAGCGTCTACTTCCCAGAAAACTTGGACATGAGTGCGGTACGCTAGAGAACCTTTTCCCTTCTGGTTGAAGGAGGCATGGCGGACGAACGGGTCAATATCACAGGCACCATGAAAGCTAAAGCCTTGCTTCAAAAGAAAGTTTTTCAGTGCTTCTTCGGTCGCCCCTGGAGGAAACGCTTCGAGCAGGCGTTGATTGAGTTCCGGTGAAATGGCTAGTTTGCGAGTGCTCGAAACCTCGTCTGCCTTACGTACAGGGCAAGCGGAAGAGTAACCACTGCCTGCACTAACCCCACGAAGAATGGCAGGAAGTTCCTCGTTTGCATTGGAACAGGCAGACACAATAAAGGCACCAGCCAAGAGTACAGCAGACTGAAGGCTCCTGGATAACATCACGGTTAGGAAGCTAGAAGCCAGTTTGCACGTATCCATTAGATTGCATGCCTGTTTGGCGCTGAATTTTCGGAGAACCTAATACTGCGGGCTAGAAGAAATTTCAGCAACACAGGATAGAAAGGGTCCCGCTAACCCAACTCCGAAAGACTGGTAATGGCCGAACGCAGCCAGTCACCGTCTGCAAACTGGTCAATCGCAACCGGCACAGGTTGTCAACTCAACCGGAATACGCACCGATAAACTCAGGCCCGGTGTCCAGGCGAATGGACGGCGGCACCCCGCGGATCTCGGCAAGCTCTTCCAATGCCCGCACCACTCGGGGCGCAGGCAAGCTGGTATCAATCTCGATGCACAGGCACTCTCGGCTGAACTCGTCAATGACGTTGAAGGTTCTTAAGCGTCGGCTTGACCACAGGGCGTCGGACATGAAGTCACAGCTCCAGCCCTGATTCGGCTTGTGGGCTGCCCCAACGGCTGCTTGATGCGCTGAGGCAAACGCTTCTTGCCCCGTCTGGGCAGGTTCAGCTTTAGCTGGCAGTACACACGCCAAAGCACGGTCTTGCCCCAGGGCTGTTCTTGATAGCGGGCGCTGGCGTCAAGCAGTCCAAACCCGTGACGAGGATTCAATGCCACGTATCTTTGGATGAAGTCCATCACCCCTGAGTCGTCACAGGCCACAGGTGCTTATCGCAGCGATGATCGAGCCAAGCCCACAGTTTGGCAAGCTCTGCGCTGGCTTAGGCGATGCTCGGCTATGAGCGCATGCACGATGGACTGCCGACGCTCCGGGGTTAGAGCTTTCGCTCTGCACCATCCTTCAGGGCATGGTGCACGAGCGCCCAATCGGCATACATGCGCTTGAGCTTGGCGTTCTCTTGCTGCAGTTGCCGCCTCTGGGAGTGGCGCGACGATTCGCGGAGGCTTCACTGACCTACCGGGGCGCCGCCTTGATCGCCGTATTCAGGGTAGTCCACAGCTCCTTGGTGACGGGCACCATGTCCTGCCTGAAGTACCACCAGAAGTGACCGCCCACGTAATTCGGAGTAGTGATCTTCATCGTGTAATAGCGGCTCAGGTACTCGGCCTTCTTGGTTTTTCGTGAGGTACCCACTTCCCCGAACCCGATCTTGGAATTGGGAAACATCACGCGCAACTTGTCGAACACCTGTTGCCAGTTGGGCTTGAGTCCATTGCAGTCATCCTCATAGTAGGAAATCCAGACGTAATCCAGACCTTGCTTCATGTAGGCAGGGACATTGGCTTCGGCCCACTTGAACATTTCATTGGAGGGTTGAGACCAGCAGCCTTGGTTGTAGTAGAGCGTGAGCGCGGCCGTCTTGTTCTGCGCTTTCACGATGCTGTAGGCGTTGGTCATCTTCGCCACCACATCGGCATTGGCGCCCAGCCACTCGCCGTTGACCTCGTTGGCTACTTCCCAAATATCCACTACATCCGACAACGCATTGAGGTATTGATTAGTCCGTTGTATGTATCCATCAACGCTGTACTGCTTGACGTAGTACGAGTCCAATATCTCACCCATCACATAGGACACTTTGGAGATTTCCACTGCTGGCTTACGGTAATAGTCCGGGTTGACGAACTCATCGAAGACGATACGCGTGGTAGGCCGGTAGGCCAGCGACGATAGGCTGCGCGTGATGTCGCTAAGCCGACTCACATCGTCCACGGTGACGCCGTAGATGGGAGTCGGGACTATGCGGCCCGAGGGCACGTTGGTCTGAGCCGATGCGACGGAGCACAGCGAGGCAATGCACAATGGGATAAACGCTTTCATGCGGTCTCCCCCAATGAATGGTTCAATGATTTTTTCACTTGGATCAATATGAATCGAGGCATGGCAACGGTAGGGTGTGACTGCTTTTAGCTGGCAGCACTGGCTTAGACCGGCCCTCTGTTGACTCTCGATAATCAGCTAAAGGGGGCGACTCTAGTCCATGAATTTTGGCTAAAAGTAGCCAAAAGAAACGAGACACGCTCGATGAGCAAGCGCACACATCGAGCTCACGGCCACTCGGTCCTTGTTGATGTGCTCAATGCTTTGCGGCAGCTACCAGTCAATGAGTTGATTGCTAGAGTTGACTTGATGTTTGGGTCACGTGGGTGAGCCCTGAACATGAAGCGTTACGCTTGTTGCCCGCGATATGAGTCATTTTCAAAATGAGCGTATCTAGGGAAGTGTCATCGTGCGGTTGCCAGTCGGCTGAGATGAAAGGAGCTATATGTGGCCGCTTGTCCTTCACTTCGCAGTCCGCTTTAGGCCGATCTGCGACTGTCGCTGAACGACCCGCTGCCGTCTATGGCTACGGACATGTCGACAACCGCTTTGCGGCGGTCCACAAAATTGCAGTTCTGACGCGTGAGCTTGCTTTGGGGCCAATAGCGGCCGCTCACATCAAAAAATCGGTGACACCGAAGAGCTAAGTAGCACGCAGGAGGGAGTACCGGCGTTCTTCTAGGAAAAACTGTCTCGAGTAAACATGGCAGCTCAGATATGGCTGCTTCGGCATTAAAGCCAAAGCTCTCGCCATAATTCAGGATGTGCCGGGGTGGATTCCCGCGCTGCCAGGGTGCCTGACACTGCATCCTCCTTCATTTCACGTCTACCGATTCCTATCCGCATGTCCGCTACAACTTCCGACTCCAATCCTGCTGCACCGGCAGTGAAGCTTCGCATGCGCGTCATGACAGGTGACATCATTGCCATCGGCCCGGGGAAAATTGAACTACTGGAGGCCATCAACGAAACGAAATCCATTGCAGCTGCTGCAAAGTCCCTGGGCATGTCCTATCGACGGGCCTGGTTGCTTGTCGATGGAATCAATCATGCGTTGAATGCTCCGGCAGTGATCACCTCAACCGGGGGCTCTCATGGCGGCGGTACAGCACTCACGGAAACAGGGCATGTGGTCGTCGCACTGTATCGACGTATAGAGCAAGAGGCACTCAAAGCATGCCAGTCCGATCTGGACAAGCTGGTCGCCCTGGTCCAGAGCAGCTAGGCAGGCATCTGACAGACGCGCTGATTTGCAGGTATCCCGCTCGGCCATGGAAGTGCATGCCAAAGTAGCACTTTGCACCCTGGACCTCATGACCGGGAGCAATGTATGCGCCTTCACCGCGGGCGCTCAATACATCCAGTCGGGTTCGTTGTTGGCTGCGGCAGAGCTTCCAAGCCTCTGTCGGGAGACTACCCAACCCATCGTAATATATACTCGAATATAACGAGAGATGGCCTGATGGACCTCATCTACTGACGCGCATGGACTGCTGCTTCAGGCTGCTCAGTCCTCCCCAACGCTTACGAAAATCGAGATCTATATGGGAAGCGAAAAGCTTAGTGTCGAAGAGCGGCTGCAAGTGCTGGAGATTCTGCTGGATGAGTCGATATGGGGGCTGCACCTCGAGCAGCCAGAGCACCGCAAGGCCATCGCGTCTGCGCTCTATACCCGCATTGCAGTGGCCAATCTGCACCAGGCTTATCCACCCAGCGTGACCGCCGCCTTGTATGAGCAGGCAGATGCGCTGTGCGAGCTGGACAACACGCCCGCCCCCCTCAAGCCCATGTTGCGCCCCCTGATCCGATATTCGGGGACCGGAGACTGAAAACAAGCCCGGCCTTGGAACATTTAGGCCAGTTGGCAAAGCTTGGCTGGGCGAGAACCTGTGAGCACATGGCGCATGCGGGTGACCCCAATCACCGTCCATCGGCGCGTTCTAACAAACAATGCCTTGTTGGCGCTGCGCAGCAATCACGTTGAATAGAGGGCTTTAGTGAAGCAAGATCACCTTTCCTACCTGCTAGCCCTCCACCAGGAGCAGGACTGGGTAGCCGCAGCAGTCGAGTGCAAGGTCTCTCAAGCACAGCTGAGCAAGGCCGTTGCCGATATGGAGCGCGAATACGGCTGCTCACTGGTAGAAGCCGGGGCAGCGTTTCGCGGGTTCACGGCAGAAGGCGAAAAGGTCGTGGCCTGGGCCCAGAGCTTGTCCGATGCGGTTGCCACACTCAAGCATGTGTTTGCCGCCTCGAACCGCAGAAAGGCCATTTCACCTCTGCTGGAGCGACGCTCTGTATCACCGAAACGACTGGAAGCGCCGGGACCAGATAGCCAAGAAATTGATCTGATGATCGAGGCGGCGTTAAGTGCTCCAGATCACGGTGGTCTGCGTCCATGGCGTGTGCTTGTGTTCACTGCCGACTCGCGCGCGATCCTGGCAGATCTGTTCGAGCAGGAGAAACTGCGCCGCGACCCTCTCGCTTCCCGTGAAGACGTCAAACGTGCGCGCGAGCATGCCACGCGCAGTCCTGTCTTGCTGGCTTTCATCGTGTCGCCTCAGCTGCGCATGCGAGTGCCGGAGCGCGAGCAATGGCTGGCAGCCGGCTGCGCCCTAGGCAACTTCATGAATGCCGCGCACCAACTCGGCTTCGGTGCCATCATGCTCAGCGGCGAGCGCTGTTTCGATGCCTTGTTGTGTGCTGAGCTGGGGCTTGACCCCACAGAGTCTCTGGCTGGATTCATCAGCCTCGGCAGCATAAAGACCGCAGCCGAGCCGCGCAAGCCGACCATGCTCAATGCCGTCAGAGCCTTTTGGCAACCTGGCAGCAGCCCTGAGTCATCTGGCTCGGCGGCCAGTAGCTCACGCAGCGCAGCATAAAGGCCCGTTGAGCTGGCTGCGGCCGGGTCCCGAGGTGCGCGGTGGATCACCTGAGCCGCATGGCTAGGCCCGCACTGCACGCCGAGAACCGAGAAAATTCTCACGTTTTTTTCGCGACCGGTCTTTCAAGCTTCCGAAGTAGAAAGAATGCCAATGCTGCAACTCCAGTCAGCACCAGAGCCAGCGCATTCGCGCAATCTGTCTCTGACCCCAGCACATGGTTGTAAACAGCCAGCGACAGCGTCTCGGTGCGCCCACTGATATTGCCACCCAACATCAGCGAGATGCCTACTTCCCCCATCGCGCGGCCAACGGCCAACACCAGTCCGGCCAGAATACCAAGCCTGGCCTGCGGCAACTCGACCTTCATAAACACCTGCCAAGGTCTTGCGCCCAGCGTCGCTGCCACCTCCCGCAATGACTCATCGATTTCAGCAAACGCGGCCTGGGACGGTTTAACCATCAGCGGAAGGCCTGCAGCCACCGCAGCAATCACCAGGCCGGTTTCGCTGAACACCCAATGCGGCCTCCATTCCAGAG
This window of the Comamonas testosteroni genome carries:
- a CDS encoding winged helix-turn-helix domain-containing protein, producing MRVMTGDIIAIGPGKIELLEAINETKSIAAAAKSLGMSYRRAWLLVDGINHALNAPAVITSTGGSHGGGTALTETGHVVVALYRRIEQEALKACQSDLDKLVALVQSS
- the modB gene encoding molybdate ABC transporter permease subunit; protein product: MGWSVLLQLALGVPIAWALARCAFRGKALLDALVTLPLVFPPIVIGYALLLLLGREGWLLAWLPLEWRPHWVFSETGLVIAAVAAGLPLMVKPSQAAFAEIDESLREVAATLGARPWQVFMKVELPQARLGILAGLVLAVGRAMGEVGISLMLGGNISGRTETLSLAVYNHVLGSETDCANALALVLTGVAALAFFLLRKLERPVAKKT
- a CDS encoding nitroreductase family protein; the protein is MKQDHLSYLLALHQEQDWVAAAVECKVSQAQLSKAVADMEREYGCSLVEAGAAFRGFTAEGEKVVAWAQSLSDAVATLKHVFAASNRRKAISPLLERRSVSPKRLEAPGPDSQEIDLMIEAALSAPDHGGLRPWRVLVFTADSRAILADLFEQEKLRRDPLASREDVKRAREHATRSPVLLAFIVSPQLRMRVPEREQWLAAGCALGNFMNAAHQLGFGAIMLSGERCFDALLCAELGLDPTESLAGFISLGSIKTAAEPRKPTMLNAVRAFWQPGSSPESSGSAASSSRSAA
- a CDS encoding IS481 family transposase, with the translated sequence MAIRLHGSARTTPRIRAERLLATGSHRSLAKLYGLNPKTVAKWRARTSVLDEPMGPRDRASQHLSQEQEHLAITLRKQGYLTLDDLMGQLLETAPKLSRSALHRCLQRHGISRQPAMQVPRRHGKFEETTLGFVHIDSAEMKIFSGKQHMFVAIDRVTKFTHVAFFDRVTKANAAQFLRQVLVAFPYRIPTVLTDNGMAFTGQERFRGGVTDTCIGHIFERICKFNGIEKRHTKPYHPWTNGMVERMNWTIKESTIKAYEYEGLEQLREHVQAFVQSYNFGKHLKALRWKTPFRAMFEAREKDPSRFRYELFVSYPAIPVTLP
- a CDS encoding DDE-type integrase/transposase/recombinase gives rise to the protein MSDALWSSRRLRTFNVIDEFSRECLCIEIDTSLPAPRVVRALEELAEIRGVPPSIRLDTGPEFIGAYSG